One window from the genome of Aneurinibacillus sp. REN35 encodes:
- a CDS encoding aspartate/glutamate racemase family protein — protein sequence MKTIGLIGGMSWESSIEYYRLINQLVKQHLGGLHSAKSMMYSVDFEEIEQYQRTGKWEEATAMMTDIAVKLEGAGADFLVICTNTMHKMANEVQAAVAIPLLHIAEATADRIASQDITKIGLLGTKYTMEQDFYKGRLLNRGMEVLVPQEEDREAIHHIIYDELCKGTILPESKEKYKEIIGRLVAEGAEGIILGCTEITLLIKDGDSPVPLFDTTYIHAETAVELALRTP from the coding sequence ATGAAAACAATCGGTTTAATTGGCGGAATGAGCTGGGAGTCATCGATTGAATATTATCGTTTGATTAATCAATTGGTGAAGCAGCACCTGGGCGGCCTTCATTCAGCTAAGAGCATGATGTATAGTGTTGACTTTGAGGAAATTGAACAATACCAACGGACAGGTAAGTGGGAAGAAGCGACTGCTATGATGACGGATATTGCCGTCAAATTAGAGGGAGCGGGCGCTGACTTTCTTGTGATTTGCACCAATACGATGCACAAAATGGCCAATGAAGTGCAGGCTGCGGTTGCAATTCCGCTTCTGCATATCGCTGAAGCTACCGCTGACCGTATTGCATCCCAGGACATAACAAAAATCGGCCTTTTAGGAACCAAATATACGATGGAACAGGATTTTTATAAAGGCAGATTACTCAACAGGGGAATGGAGGTGCTTGTTCCGCAAGAAGAGGATAGAGAGGCTATACACCATATTATTTATGATGAGCTCTGTAAAGGCACCATTTTGCCTGAATCGAAAGAGAAATATAAGGAAATCATCGGCAGGCTTGTTGCGGAAGGAGCCGAGGGAATCATCTTGGGCTGCACGGAAATTACGCTGCTGATAAAGGATGGGGATTCTCCTGTCCCTCTGTTTGATACGACATACATTCATGCGGAGACGGCAGTGGAGCTGGCTTTGCGTACACCATAA
- a CDS encoding SRPBCC family protein, with protein MDLSYEYYIAVPPQDVWNVLISDEGVSQTMYGCTIRSTFQVGDELAYVGPGPEGDDTVHVYGKLLAFEPNRIFSYLEHPGPAYYPNHAELTTRVTITLEPIGACTKLSLVNDQWPADHPSYDNTRQAWPMILSNIKTYAETGKTLDLGS; from the coding sequence ATGGACTTGAGTTATGAGTATTATATCGCAGTCCCACCCCAGGACGTGTGGAACGTTCTCATTTCGGATGAGGGGGTCTCACAGACGATGTACGGCTGCACCATTCGCTCGACCTTTCAGGTCGGAGACGAGCTGGCATACGTAGGCCCGGGACCGGAGGGTGACGATACAGTACATGTATACGGCAAGCTACTGGCGTTTGAACCGAACCGGATATTCAGCTATTTGGAGCATCCGGGACCCGCTTATTACCCTAACCACGCCGAGCTTACAACGCGCGTGACCATTACTCTAGAGCCGATCGGCGCTTGCACGAAGCTGAGCCTGGTCAATGACCAGTGGCCGGCCGATCACCCATCCTATGACAACACCCGGCAAGCCTGGCCAATGATTCTAAGCAATATCAAAACGTATGCAGAAACCGGGAAAACATTGGATCTGGGCAGCTAA
- a CDS encoding DUF6597 domain-containing transcriptional factor, whose translation MKNEQNKLPKGLLHPTANEKKFSLKRFGPSSDAGYFIQHYWIVRWNLPDQTSHLQTLIPYPNVNLVFEKHRTRIYGVAKSISTHLLEGYGWVIGIKFKPGGFYPFFQKSVSELTDRSLCVEEVLESDSVSLEEAILSQPDDEQMVSRVEAFILEHLPERDANVELVSNLVSTIQNDRTISKVEDVVRITGINKRMLQRLFERYVGVGPKSVIQRYRLHEAAALIDEGTVTDWLDLSAALGYYDHSHFIRDFRLIVGLSPEEYREKRSK comes from the coding sequence ATGAAAAACGAGCAGAATAAGCTGCCAAAAGGGCTGCTTCATCCGACGGCTAACGAAAAGAAATTCTCGCTAAAAAGATTTGGTCCTTCCTCTGATGCGGGCTATTTCATACAGCATTATTGGATCGTCAGATGGAATCTGCCGGATCAAACCTCTCATCTTCAAACGCTGATTCCTTACCCCAACGTCAATCTTGTTTTTGAAAAACACCGCACCCGGATTTACGGTGTGGCAAAATCAATATCTACTCATCTGCTGGAAGGGTATGGGTGGGTGATCGGCATAAAATTTAAGCCCGGGGGATTCTATCCGTTTTTCCAAAAGTCTGTATCCGAATTGACCGATCGTTCTCTTTGTGTGGAGGAAGTGCTCGAAAGTGACAGCGTTTCTCTTGAGGAAGCGATTCTTTCACAGCCGGATGACGAACAGATGGTGAGCCGGGTGGAAGCCTTTATACTGGAGCATCTGCCTGAGCGGGACGCGAATGTGGAGCTTGTTAGTAATCTCGTCAGCACGATTCAAAATGATCGAACAATCAGTAAGGTAGAGGATGTAGTCCGTATAACCGGGATCAACAAGCGAATGCTGCAGCGGTTGTTTGAGCGCTATGTCGGAGTCGGACCCAAGTCGGTCATTCAGCGCTATCGGCTCCATGAAGCAGCCGCACTGATCGACGAGGGGACTGTAACGGATTGGCTGGATCTATCAGCAGCGCTCGGTTATTACGATCATTCGCATTTCATCAGAGATTTTCGATTGATTGTGGGCTTGTCACCGGAAGAGTATCGAGAGAAAAGGAGTAAATAA
- a CDS encoding DUF3951 domain-containing protein — MNSFLVFTVFFTGAVVLLIGIIIGKMLSKKEIPDSYYTPFDHITAQSAVEFHEEKEEKEEEDGQGDDKEKNNRSKK; from the coding sequence ATGAATAGTTTTCTTGTGTTTACCGTCTTCTTCACAGGAGCCGTGGTTTTGCTGATTGGCATTATTATCGGGAAGATGCTCAGCAAAAAAGAAATACCGGATAGCTACTATACTCCTTTTGATCATATTACCGCTCAGTCTGCTGTTGAATTTCATGAAGAAAAAGAAGAAAAGGAAGAAGAAGACGGCCAGGGTGATGATAAGGAGAAAAATAACCGCAGCAAGAAATGA
- a CDS encoding MaoC/PaaZ C-terminal domain-containing protein, whose product MYFEQFEIGQRFTLDAVLITAEEIDEFARKYDPQPIHIDSEFAENGPFKGIIASGLHTASVIWNKWVQSNRFSTEILGGTGLDHLQWPAPVRPGDRLYTEVEVVGQKRSSSGKRGLLTLQFTASNQDDTVVLKMQCNAFLKTMPQ is encoded by the coding sequence ATGTATTTTGAACAGTTTGAAATCGGCCAGCGTTTCACATTGGATGCCGTACTTATTACCGCTGAGGAAATCGATGAATTCGCCCGTAAATATGACCCGCAGCCGATTCATATCGATAGCGAATTTGCTGAAAACGGTCCGTTTAAAGGCATCATCGCATCCGGTCTTCACACCGCAAGCGTAATTTGGAATAAATGGGTACAGAGCAACCGATTCAGCACAGAAATCCTCGGCGGAACCGGATTGGATCATCTGCAGTGGCCCGCTCCGGTACGCCCAGGGGATCGGCTATACACCGAGGTGGAAGTTGTCGGTCAAAAACGCTCTTCCAGCGGAAAAAGAGGTCTGCTGACGTTGCAATTCACGGCATCGAATCAGGACGATACCGTCGTTCTGAAAATGCAGTGCAATGCCTTTTTGAAAACGATGCCGCAATAG
- a CDS encoding MOSC domain-containing protein yields MVIGEIGEIIRYPIKSFQGESVQNTTIESYGLYGDRSHAFLDLTRPGKFLTATQLPEMVAYRARFTGPESTERFPDIMVTTPNEETYMWGSDALRKRLAEASGRELSAIQYAPHHVPIGAIEEEHLLLTTDASLAKLEELWGERADNRRFRPNICLSLYEPIPFLEETWFGKHLIVGEAEIIVKRHCERCMIITIDPDTGDRSPSLLKTVAQQRSNYFGVYASVQRTGKISVGDKIYLADDM; encoded by the coding sequence ATGGTAATTGGAGAAATTGGTGAGATCATTCGATATCCAATCAAGTCATTTCAAGGGGAGAGCGTTCAAAATACAACAATAGAGTCCTATGGTTTATATGGCGATCGCAGTCATGCTTTCCTCGATCTGACAAGACCGGGGAAGTTCCTGACGGCGACCCAGCTTCCAGAAATGGTCGCATACCGCGCTCGGTTTACCGGACCGGAAAGCACAGAGAGGTTTCCTGATATTATGGTTACAACTCCAAATGAGGAGACGTATATGTGGGGGAGTGATGCCCTCCGGAAGAGGCTTGCGGAGGCATCAGGTAGAGAGCTTTCGGCGATTCAGTATGCGCCGCACCACGTTCCAATCGGTGCCATCGAGGAAGAACACCTTTTACTGACGACAGATGCATCGCTCGCCAAGCTAGAAGAGCTTTGGGGCGAGCGGGCAGATAACCGTCGTTTTCGCCCCAATATTTGCCTATCCCTTTATGAGCCGATTCCTTTTCTTGAAGAGACATGGTTTGGCAAGCATCTAATCGTAGGAGAAGCAGAGATCATAGTCAAGCGGCACTGTGAACGGTGTATGATTATCACGATTGATCCGGATACAGGCGACAGGTCGCCCTCCCTTTTGAAAACAGTAGCACAGCAAAGAAGCAATTATTTTGGTGTGTATGCATCCGTACAGCGAACCGGAAAAATTAGCGTAGGTGATAAAATTTATCTTGCTGATGATATGTAA
- a CDS encoding DMT family transporter produces the protein MIRLYSTLLGLSFIWGLSFVFMKWLLEPAGVWGTVFLRCLAGALILLPAVWWKRREFPTKLPWGSIAVVGICNAAFPWGMISLSETQIDSSTASVLNATTPLWTGLLGFLLFSATLTKKQWVGIFVGFFGIVTLMNFQIGDLLGQRFIGVGTMVLATLSYGFASHYTKRFLSGISVLAITFYSLLFGAVAGIVGMLITEPLTPMLLLDPLSIFAVIGLGCFGSGIAHLLYYDLMMRGGPEFASTVTYVIPVTAMVWGYLLLNEPITPNLIIGLLIIFTGVYLSSRSAKKQPDRDITYHQQDKFYHLR, from the coding sequence ATGATTCGTTTATACAGCACTTTACTCGGCCTTAGCTTTATCTGGGGATTATCATTTGTGTTTATGAAGTGGTTGCTTGAGCCTGCGGGCGTATGGGGAACCGTGTTTTTGCGGTGTCTGGCCGGTGCTCTTATTCTTTTGCCAGCGGTTTGGTGGAAGCGGAGGGAATTTCCTACAAAGCTGCCCTGGGGATCTATAGCGGTAGTGGGAATTTGTAATGCAGCCTTCCCCTGGGGAATGATCTCGCTAAGCGAAACCCAAATAGACAGCAGCACCGCCTCCGTGCTTAATGCGACGACACCGCTTTGGACAGGATTGCTCGGTTTTTTACTGTTTTCGGCCACGCTTACCAAAAAACAGTGGGTCGGTATTTTCGTTGGTTTTTTCGGTATTGTAACATTGATGAATTTCCAGATTGGAGACCTGTTGGGACAACGCTTCATTGGTGTCGGAACCATGGTACTGGCAACGTTAAGCTATGGTTTTGCTTCGCACTATACGAAGCGGTTCTTATCCGGCATCAGCGTGCTGGCGATCACGTTTTACTCCCTGCTGTTCGGCGCGGTCGCAGGTATTGTGGGAATGCTTATAACAGAGCCCCTCACTCCTATGCTGCTGCTCGATCCTCTTTCTATTTTTGCTGTCATCGGACTTGGATGCTTCGGCTCCGGCATTGCTCACCTTCTCTATTATGATTTGATGATGCGCGGTGGACCGGAATTTGCAAGCACTGTCACTTACGTTATTCCGGTAACCGCCATGGTGTGGGGCTATCTCTTATTAAATGAGCCGATTACTCCAAACCTTATCATCGGTCTTCTCATTATTTTCACGGGGGTGTATTTATCTTCACGGTCCGCTAAGAAGCAGCCGGATAGGGATATTACATATCATCAGCAAGATAAATTTTATCACCTACGCTAA
- a CDS encoding TetR/AcrR family transcriptional regulator → MEKDIQDTRERILQAATALMKVHGFKGVTTKAIAGEAGVNEVTLFRHFGSKKAILEAIIKQWTLDRSVLEQVKQQISWELEKDLHLFASAYQKFVREHQEIIMIIIKEISSFPGLDEKWAAVPGLLKQLLLEYLQEMQAREEIIDTNLEAQALAFLWMNMGMFMSQRLLGERMMSMQPEEFLDASIHTFVRGLQR, encoded by the coding sequence ATGGAAAAGGATATACAGGATACAAGAGAGAGAATTTTGCAGGCGGCTACTGCCTTGATGAAGGTGCACGGCTTTAAAGGGGTGACAACCAAAGCAATCGCTGGTGAGGCAGGCGTCAATGAGGTTACACTATTTCGTCATTTCGGCAGCAAAAAAGCGATTCTTGAAGCAATTATCAAACAGTGGACGTTAGACCGCAGTGTGCTGGAGCAGGTAAAGCAGCAGATTTCGTGGGAGCTTGAAAAGGATTTGCATTTATTTGCATCCGCTTACCAGAAGTTTGTCCGTGAGCATCAAGAAATCATTATGATTATCATCAAAGAGATCAGCTCCTTTCCGGGGCTTGATGAGAAGTGGGCTGCGGTGCCGGGATTGCTGAAGCAGCTTCTGCTTGAATATCTGCAAGAGATGCAGGCGAGAGAAGAGATTATAGATACGAATCTAGAGGCACAGGCTCTGGCATTTTTATGGATGAACATGGGGATGTTTATGTCGCAGCGTCTTCTAGGAGAAAGAATGATGTCTATGCAGCCGGAGGAATTCCTGGATGCGAGCATTCATACTTTTGTGCGCGGACTTCAGCGGTAA
- a CDS encoding HXXEE domain-containing protein yields the protein MLLDSINMYTWIWLFLIVFMLHDFEEIITVETWLTKNKTKVLHRFPSLVTRYQAVFERRFAMKTAQFSFAVAWIFVLLSVITFYTSQTLAYGGSFLFYVAALHVLFGNVWTHVIQSVVLRGYTPGVVTAVILALPYTLYMYSRLLAEGYITWSLIWIAVPLSIVLLPVVFFGLLLGRKCIS from the coding sequence ATGCTGCTCGATAGCATTAATATGTATACATGGATTTGGCTGTTTCTCATTGTGTTCATGCTGCATGATTTTGAAGAAATTATTACCGTGGAGACATGGCTTACCAAAAACAAAACGAAGGTGCTTCATCGGTTTCCCTCGCTTGTCACACGGTATCAAGCAGTGTTTGAACGACGGTTTGCCATGAAGACAGCGCAATTTTCGTTTGCGGTGGCCTGGATTTTTGTCCTTCTCTCGGTGATTACGTTTTATACGAGCCAGACACTAGCGTATGGTGGCTCTTTCCTGTTTTATGTTGCTGCCCTGCACGTATTGTTCGGCAATGTGTGGACGCATGTAATCCAGAGTGTGGTGCTGCGCGGGTATACACCGGGCGTAGTAACGGCAGTCATACTCGCTCTTCCATACACTCTATATATGTACAGCCGCCTGCTTGCAGAAGGGTATATTACATGGTCGCTAATCTGGATTGCCGTTCCTTTAAGCATTGTGCTGCTTCCGGTTGTTTTCTTCGGCTTACTTCTTGGGCGCAAGTGCATTTCATAG